One genomic region from Paraburkholderia azotifigens encodes:
- a CDS encoding ABC transporter substrate-binding protein — MKQNKLLRAARLTMLVATAAASMAGTQLANAADIPNKTLVYCSEGSPAGFDPAQYTTGVDFTANTFTVYNRLVEFERGGTKVEPGLAEKWDVSPDGKTYTFHLRHGVKFHTTSWFKPTREFNADDVVFTFQRMLDTNQPFRKAYPVQFPYFTDMGLDKLIDKVEKVDPYTVKFTLKEVNAPFIQNLAMEYASILSAEYADSLMKDGKAADINQKPVGTGPFIFRSYTKDATIRFDGNPDYWKPNTVKLSKLIFSITPDPGVRVQKLKRDECQVMSYPRPADIAPLKADSNLDMPSQPGFNLGYLSYNVQHKPVDKLEVRQALDMAINKKAIIDSVYQGAGQAATNPMPPTQWSYDKNLKMPSYDTEKAKALLAKAGFPNGFDITLWAMPVQRAYNPNGKLMAEMIQADWAKIGVKAKIVTYEWGEYIKRAHAGEDDTMLIGWTGDNGDPDNWLGTLLGCDAVNGNNFSKWCYKPFDDLVKKGRETTAQADRTKAYTQAQQIFAQQLPFSPIAHSTVYQPVSKKVVDMRIEPLGYARFDGVSMK; from the coding sequence ATGAAGCAAAACAAACTGTTGCGCGCGGCACGGCTCACGATGCTGGTCGCGACGGCAGCGGCATCGATGGCGGGGACCCAACTGGCGAACGCCGCCGATATTCCGAACAAAACCCTCGTTTACTGCTCGGAAGGCAGTCCGGCGGGCTTTGATCCGGCGCAGTACACCACGGGCGTGGATTTCACGGCCAATACGTTCACGGTTTATAACCGCCTCGTCGAATTCGAACGCGGCGGCACGAAGGTCGAGCCTGGCCTCGCAGAGAAGTGGGATGTCTCGCCGGACGGCAAGACGTACACGTTCCATCTGCGCCACGGCGTCAAATTCCACACGACATCCTGGTTCAAGCCGACTCGCGAATTCAACGCGGATGACGTCGTGTTCACGTTCCAGCGCATGCTGGATACGAACCAGCCGTTCCGCAAGGCATACCCGGTGCAGTTCCCGTACTTCACCGACATGGGCCTCGACAAGCTGATCGACAAGGTCGAAAAGGTCGACCCGTACACGGTCAAGTTCACGCTGAAGGAAGTCAACGCGCCGTTCATCCAGAATCTGGCGATGGAATACGCGTCGATCCTGTCGGCCGAATATGCGGATTCGCTGATGAAGGACGGCAAGGCCGCCGACATCAACCAGAAGCCGGTCGGTACGGGCCCGTTCATCTTCCGCAGCTACACGAAGGACGCGACGATCCGTTTCGACGGCAACCCGGATTACTGGAAGCCGAACACGGTCAAGCTTTCGAAGCTGATCTTCTCGATCACGCCTGATCCGGGCGTGCGCGTGCAGAAGCTCAAGCGCGACGAATGTCAGGTGATGAGCTATCCGCGTCCCGCCGACATCGCGCCGCTGAAGGCCGACTCGAACCTCGACATGCCGTCGCAGCCGGGCTTCAACCTGGGCTATCTGTCGTACAACGTCCAGCACAAGCCGGTCGACAAGCTCGAAGTGCGTCAGGCGCTCGACATGGCGATCAACAAGAAGGCAATCATCGATTCCGTGTACCAGGGCGCAGGCCAGGCCGCGACGAATCCGATGCCGCCTACTCAATGGTCGTACGACAAGAACCTGAAGATGCCGTCGTACGATACGGAGAAGGCCAAGGCGCTGCTCGCGAAGGCCGGCTTCCCGAACGGTTTCGACATCACGCTGTGGGCGATGCCCGTGCAGCGCGCATACAACCCGAACGGCAAGCTGATGGCCGAAATGATCCAGGCCGACTGGGCCAAGATCGGCGTGAAGGCGAAGATCGTCACGTACGAGTGGGGTGAGTACATCAAGCGCGCGCACGCGGGCGAAGACGACACGATGCTGATCGGCTGGACGGGCGACAACGGCGACCCCGACAACTGGCTCGGCACGCTGCTCGGCTGCGACGCGGTGAACGGCAACAACTTCTCGAAGTGGTGCTACAAGCCGTTCGACGATCTGGTGAAGAAGGGCCGCGAAACCACGGCTCAGGCAGATCGCACGAAGGCTTACACGCAGGCTCAGCAGATCTTCGCGCAGCAACTGCCGTTCTCGCCGATCGCTCACTCGACGGTGTATCAGCCGGTGAGCAAGAAGGTCGTCGATATGCGTATCGAGCCGCTGGGCTACGCGCGCTTCGACGGCGTGAGCATGAAGTAA
- a CDS encoding ABC transporter permease subunit, with the protein MFRFVLRRIGMVIPTFIGITILAFALIHLIPGDPIEVMMGERGVDPAMHAAAMHRLGLDEPLPIQYLHYVGHALQGNLGTSIITNTSVMDEFLARFPATVELSICAMLFALIVGLPAGVFAALRRGSVVDHGVMGTALTGYSMPIFWWGLILIMFFSSKLGWTPVSGRIAVEYDIPHVTGFLLIDSLLPGTDEGSFRSALSHLILPSIVLGTIPLAVVARMTRSSMLEVLREDYIRTARAKGLSPGRVIVVHALRNALIPVVTVIGLQVGTLLAGAVLTETLFSWPGIGKWLIDAIGRRDYPVVQGGILMIATLVIVVNLVVDLLYGVLNPRIRHTR; encoded by the coding sequence ATGTTCCGATTCGTTTTGCGCCGCATCGGGATGGTCATACCGACTTTCATCGGTATCACGATCCTCGCGTTCGCGCTCATTCACCTGATTCCGGGCGACCCCATCGAAGTGATGATGGGCGAGCGCGGCGTCGACCCTGCCATGCACGCAGCCGCGATGCACCGACTCGGGCTCGACGAACCGCTGCCCATTCAGTACCTCCATTACGTCGGCCATGCGCTGCAGGGGAACCTCGGCACGTCGATCATCACCAATACCAGCGTGATGGACGAATTCCTGGCCCGTTTCCCCGCCACCGTCGAGCTGTCGATCTGCGCGATGCTGTTCGCATTGATCGTCGGGCTGCCCGCGGGCGTGTTCGCGGCGCTGCGGCGCGGCTCCGTGGTCGATCACGGCGTGATGGGCACGGCCCTCACCGGCTATTCGATGCCGATCTTCTGGTGGGGCTTGATCCTCATCATGTTCTTCTCGTCGAAGCTTGGCTGGACGCCCGTCTCGGGCCGCATTGCCGTCGAATACGACATTCCGCACGTGACCGGTTTCCTGCTGATCGACTCGCTGCTGCCCGGCACGGACGAAGGCTCGTTCCGCTCGGCGCTGTCGCATCTGATCCTGCCGTCCATCGTCCTCGGCACGATTCCGCTCGCCGTAGTCGCGCGGATGACGCGTTCGTCGATGCTCGAAGTGCTGCGCGAAGACTACATCCGCACCGCGCGCGCGAAGGGTTTGTCGCCGGGCCGCGTGATCGTCGTGCATGCGCTGCGCAATGCGCTGATCCCTGTCGTGACCGTGATTGGTCTGCAGGTCGGCACACTGCTTGCGGGCGCGGTGCTGACGGAGACCTTGTTCTCGTGGCCGGGCATCGGCAAATGGCTGATCGATGCGATCGGCCGGCGCGACTATCCCGTCGTGCAGGGCGGTATCCTGATGATCGCGACACTCGTGATCGTCGTGAACCTCGTCGTCGATCTGTTGTACGGCGTGCTCAACCCACGCATTCGCCATACGAGGTAA
- a CDS encoding ABC transporter permease subunit yields MADIQNTVPQAVTPPSGRALAAREFWSNFSRNRGAVAAGTIVLVLIFVAIFAPLIAPHSPIEQYRDSVKIPPAWLDGGNWKFILGTDEAGRDILSRLMYGARLSFWIGFVSVILALIPGIVLGLIAAFFEKWADTPIMRIMDVLLALPSLLLAVAVVAIIGPGLVNTMLAIAIVALPGYVRLTRASALGELHKEYVMASRVAGAGTARLMFSQVLPNCTAPLIVQATLGFSSAILDAAALGFLGLGVQPPSAEWGAMLASARDYIDSAWWIVTMPGLAILISVLSINLLGDGLRDALDPKLKRLA; encoded by the coding sequence GTGGCAGACATTCAAAATACCGTCCCCCAGGCAGTCACGCCGCCCAGCGGCCGTGCACTCGCCGCCCGTGAATTCTGGTCCAACTTCTCGCGCAATCGCGGCGCCGTCGCGGCGGGCACCATCGTGCTGGTGCTGATCTTCGTCGCGATCTTCGCGCCGCTGATCGCGCCGCACAGCCCGATCGAGCAGTACCGCGATTCCGTGAAGATTCCGCCCGCATGGCTCGACGGCGGCAACTGGAAGTTCATTCTCGGCACCGACGAAGCGGGCCGCGACATCCTCTCGCGTCTGATGTACGGCGCGCGTCTGTCGTTCTGGATCGGCTTCGTGTCGGTGATCCTCGCGCTGATTCCCGGCATCGTGCTCGGTCTCATCGCGGCGTTCTTCGAGAAGTGGGCCGACACGCCGATCATGCGCATCATGGACGTGCTGCTCGCGCTGCCGTCGCTGCTGCTCGCCGTCGCCGTGGTCGCTATCATCGGTCCGGGTCTGGTGAACACGATGCTGGCGATCGCGATCGTCGCGTTGCCGGGTTATGTGCGTCTGACGCGCGCGTCGGCGCTCGGCGAATTGCACAAGGAATACGTGATGGCCTCGCGCGTCGCGGGTGCCGGCACGGCTCGCCTGATGTTCTCGCAGGTGCTGCCGAACTGCACGGCGCCGCTCATCGTGCAGGCCACGCTCGGCTTTTCGTCGGCGATTCTCGATGCCGCCGCGCTCGGCTTCCTCGGCCTCGGCGTGCAACCGCCGTCGGCGGAGTGGGGCGCGATGCTCGCGTCGGCTCGCGACTACATCGACAGCGCATGGTGGATCGTCACCATGCCCGGTCTCGCCATCCTGATCTCGGTGCTCTCGATCAACCTGCTCGGCGACGGGCTGCGCGACGCACTCGACCCGAAACTCAAACGGCTGGCCTGA
- the ahcY gene encoding adenosylhomocysteinase — MNAAVIDSKDYIVADMSLADWGRKELTIAETEMPGLMQTREEYKAQQPLKGARIAGSLHMTIQTGVLIETLTALGADVRWASCNIFSTQDHAAAAIAQGGTPVFAFKGESLDEYWEFSHRIFEWPNGEFANMILDDGGDATLLLILGSKAEKDRSVIGKPTNEEEVALYKSIEKHLEIDPTWYSKRLAHIKGVTEETTTGVHRLYQMEKEGRLPFPAINVNDSVTKSKFDNLYGCRESLVDGIKRATDVMIAGKIAVVAGYGDVGKGCAQSLRGLGATVWVTEIDPICALQAAMEGYRVVTMEYAADKADIFVTATGNYHVIGHDHMKAMRHNAIVCNIGHFDSEIDVASTRQYQWENIKPQVDHIIFPDGKRVILLAEGRLVNLGCATGHPSFVMSNSFTNQTLAQIELFVEGTKYENKVYVLPKQLDEKVARLHLARIGANLTELTTEQAGYIGVDKNGPFKPNHYRY, encoded by the coding sequence ATGAACGCCGCAGTTATCGATTCCAAAGATTACATTGTTGCCGACATGTCGCTGGCCGACTGGGGGCGCAAGGAACTCACCATCGCCGAGACCGAAATGCCCGGTCTCATGCAAACGCGCGAAGAGTACAAGGCCCAGCAACCGTTGAAGGGCGCACGCATCGCTGGCTCCCTGCACATGACGATTCAAACGGGTGTGCTGATCGAGACGCTGACGGCGCTCGGCGCCGACGTCCGCTGGGCATCGTGCAACATCTTCTCGACGCAGGACCACGCCGCTGCCGCGATCGCGCAGGGCGGCACGCCCGTGTTCGCATTCAAGGGCGAATCGCTCGATGAATACTGGGAGTTCTCGCACCGCATCTTCGAATGGCCGAACGGCGAATTCGCCAACATGATCCTCGACGACGGCGGCGACGCAACGCTGCTGCTGATTCTCGGCTCGAAGGCCGAAAAGGATCGCTCGGTCATCGGCAAGCCGACCAACGAGGAAGAAGTCGCGCTGTACAAGTCGATCGAAAAGCATCTCGAGATCGATCCGACGTGGTATTCGAAGCGTCTCGCGCACATCAAGGGCGTGACGGAAGAAACGACGACGGGCGTGCATCGTCTGTATCAGATGGAGAAGGAAGGCCGTCTGCCGTTCCCCGCGATCAACGTCAACGACTCGGTCACGAAGTCGAAGTTCGACAATCTGTATGGCTGCCGCGAATCGCTCGTCGACGGCATCAAGCGCGCAACGGACGTGATGATCGCGGGCAAGATCGCGGTCGTTGCAGGCTACGGCGACGTGGGCAAGGGCTGCGCGCAATCGCTGCGTGGTCTCGGCGCGACCGTGTGGGTCACGGAAATCGATCCGATCTGCGCGCTGCAAGCCGCGATGGAAGGCTACCGCGTCGTGACGATGGAATACGCCGCCGACAAGGCCGACATCTTCGTGACGGCAACGGGCAACTACCACGTGATCGGCCATGACCACATGAAGGCGATGCGCCACAACGCGATCGTCTGCAACATCGGCCACTTCGACTCGGAAATCGACGTCGCATCGACGCGCCAGTACCAGTGGGAAAACATCAAGCCGCAAGTCGACCACATCATCTTCCCGGACGGCAAGCGCGTGATCCTGCTGGCTGAAGGCCGCCTCGTGAACCTGGGCTGCGCGACGGGCCACCCGTCGTTCGTGATGTCGAACTCGTTCACGAACCAGACGCTCGCGCAGATCGAACTGTTCGTCGAAGGCACCAAGTACGAGAACAAGGTCTACGTGCTGCCGAAGCAACTGGACGAGAAGGTCGCGCGTCTGCACCTCGCGCGCATCGGCGCGAACCTGACGGAGCTGACGACGGAGCAGGCAGGCTACATCGGCGTCGACAAGAACGGTCCGTTCAAGCCGAACCACTACCGCTACTAA
- a CDS encoding peptide ABC transporter ATP-binding protein translates to MNAVPETRRSDTKSAGDHVLVADNLARHYDVKRGMFGHGTVKALNGVSFRLDRGKTLAVVGESGCGKSTLARQLTMIESPSSGRLLIDGEDVAGASHEKIAQLRRRVQMVFQNPFASLNPRKTVEQTLGEPLAINTQLSATERTERIAHMMRTVGLRPEHAKRYPHMFSGGQRQRVAIARAMILDPQIVVADEPVSALDVSIQAQILNLFMDLQDEFKTSYVFISHNLSVVEHIADDVMVMYFGGVAELGDKKRIFSKPRHPYTRALMSATPSIFEADRRIQIKLQGEMPSPLNPPSGCTFHQRCPYAIERCRQEEPKLREVDGRQVSCHRAEEVGEDTNA, encoded by the coding sequence ATGAATGCAGTACCCGAAACGCGGCGCTCCGATACGAAGTCCGCAGGCGATCACGTGCTGGTCGCCGACAACCTCGCGCGTCACTACGATGTGAAGCGCGGCATGTTCGGCCACGGCACCGTGAAGGCGCTGAATGGCGTGTCGTTTCGCCTGGATCGCGGCAAGACGCTCGCGGTGGTCGGCGAATCCGGCTGCGGCAAATCGACGCTCGCGCGCCAGCTGACGATGATCGAATCGCCCTCGTCCGGCCGTCTGCTGATCGACGGCGAAGACGTGGCGGGCGCGAGCCACGAGAAGATCGCGCAGCTGCGCCGCCGCGTGCAGATGGTGTTCCAGAACCCGTTCGCGTCGCTGAATCCGCGCAAGACCGTCGAGCAGACGCTCGGCGAGCCGCTCGCGATCAACACGCAACTGAGCGCGACCGAGCGCACCGAGCGCATCGCGCACATGATGCGCACGGTCGGCCTGCGCCCCGAGCACGCGAAGCGTTATCCGCATATGTTCTCGGGCGGCCAGCGCCAGCGCGTCGCGATTGCGCGCGCGATGATTCTCGATCCGCAGATCGTCGTCGCCGACGAACCCGTCTCCGCACTCGACGTGTCGATCCAGGCGCAGATCCTGAACCTGTTCATGGATCTGCAGGACGAGTTCAAGACGAGCTATGTGTTCATCTCGCATAACCTGTCGGTGGTCGAGCACATTGCGGACGACGTGATGGTGATGTACTTCGGCGGCGTTGCCGAACTCGGCGACAAGAAACGCATCTTCAGCAAGCCGCGCCATCCGTACACGCGGGCGCTGATGTCCGCGACGCCGTCGATCTTCGAAGCCGACCGACGCATCCAGATCAAGCTGCAAGGCGAAATGCCGTCGCCGCTCAATCCGCCGTCGGGCTGTACGTTTCATCAGCGTTGCCCGTATGCTATCGAGCGTTGCCGACAAGAAGAGCCGAAGCTACGTGAAGTGGATGGTCGTCAGGTCTCGTGTCATCGCGCCGAGGAGGTGGGAGAAGACACGAATGCATGA
- a CDS encoding phage holin family protein, with product MTVLLTWVVNALALLIITYIVPSIHIRSFGTALIVALVLGLINAVLRPVLILLTLPVTILTLGLFILVVNALCFWLCASLLKGFEVSGFWSAFFGSILYSIVSWLLSALIFGNRSIG from the coding sequence ATGACCGTATTGCTGACCTGGGTGGTCAACGCGCTCGCGCTGTTGATCATCACCTACATCGTGCCGTCGATTCACATCCGCAGTTTCGGCACTGCGCTGATCGTCGCGCTCGTGCTCGGGCTCATCAATGCCGTCCTGCGGCCGGTGCTGATCCTGCTGACGTTGCCCGTCACGATCCTCACGCTCGGGCTCTTCATACTCGTGGTGAATGCGCTGTGCTTCTGGCTGTGCGCGTCGCTGCTGAAGGGCTTCGAAGTGTCGGGTTTCTGGTCGGCGTTCTTCGGCTCGATCCTGTACAGCATCGTTTCGTGGCTGCTGTCCGCGCTCATCTTCGGCAACCGCAGTATCGGCTGA
- a CDS encoding glycosyltransferase family 2 protein has protein sequence MHPLSVIIPCYNAERTLARTLEGCVAQPEAAQIVVVDDGSQDASREIAAQFAQHYPHIELLSMPQNGGAARARNWGAMHARHPLLAFVDADDEYLPGALAAAAQFLQDHPRQPSIRFDVEYCGFPADITSHPRFAEHAATLSNTVPSSLVIRRSLYAAFGGFPLDDVFRRHGGEDGAFSLALLNIFGNPRLDDCKRVRMHYHPNIHAERYFRISMGMLDASDELVDSTREASWRFVRHAYDAIRELRDAELAPHLAAQASQSPPGQSA, from the coding sequence ATGCATCCCCTCTCCGTCATCATTCCCTGCTACAACGCCGAGCGCACGCTGGCCCGCACGCTCGAAGGCTGTGTCGCGCAACCGGAAGCGGCGCAGATCGTCGTGGTTGACGACGGCTCGCAGGACGCTTCGCGCGAAATCGCCGCGCAATTTGCGCAGCACTATCCGCACATCGAACTGCTGAGCATGCCGCAAAACGGCGGCGCGGCGCGCGCGCGGAACTGGGGCGCGATGCATGCGCGGCATCCGCTGCTCGCCTTCGTCGACGCCGACGACGAATATCTGCCCGGCGCGCTCGCTGCGGCCGCCCAATTCCTGCAAGATCATCCGCGTCAGCCGTCGATCCGTTTCGACGTCGAGTATTGCGGCTTTCCCGCGGACATCACCTCCCATCCGCGCTTCGCCGAGCACGCGGCGACGCTGAGCAACACAGTGCCGAGCAGTCTGGTGATCCGGCGCTCGCTGTACGCGGCATTCGGCGGTTTTCCGCTCGACGACGTGTTCCGCCGCCACGGCGGCGAAGACGGCGCGTTTTCGCTCGCGCTGCTAAATATCTTCGGCAATCCGCGCCTCGACGACTGCAAGCGCGTGCGCATGCACTATCACCCGAACATCCACGCCGAGCGGTATTTCCGCATTTCGATGGGCATGCTCGACGCGTCCGACGAACTCGTCGACTCGACACGCGAGGCCTCCTGGCGGTTCGTGCGCCATGCCTACGACGCGATCCGTGAATTGCGCGACGCCGAACTCGCACCGCATCTGGCCGCGCAGGCCTCGCAATCCCCGCCAGGTCAATCGGCATAG
- the metF gene encoding methylenetetrahydrofolate reductase [NAD(P)H], translated as MNPIELSFEFFPPKTQEGLEKLRATRAQLLPLKPKFVSVTFGAGGSTQQGTLDTVLDMSKDGLEAAPHLSCIGSSKDSLRAILNEYRSHGIRHIVALRGDLPSGMGEVGELRYASELVSFIRAEFGDWFCIEVAAYPEYHPQSRSPKHDLENFARKVKAGANSAITQYFFNADAYFRFVDDAHKLGVDVPIVPGIMPITNFSQLMRFSEMCGAEVPRWVARRLESFGDDRESIRAFGLDVVTNLCRRLVDAKVPGLHFYTLNGAAATKSICERLGV; from the coding sequence ATGAACCCTATCGAACTTTCATTCGAATTCTTCCCGCCGAAGACGCAGGAAGGGCTCGAGAAGCTGCGTGCGACACGCGCGCAGCTTCTGCCGCTCAAGCCCAAGTTCGTGTCCGTCACGTTCGGCGCCGGCGGGTCGACGCAGCAAGGCACGCTCGACACCGTGCTCGACATGTCGAAGGACGGCCTCGAAGCCGCGCCGCACCTGTCGTGCATCGGCTCGTCGAAGGACAGCCTGCGAGCGATTCTCAACGAGTACCGCTCGCATGGCATCCGTCATATCGTCGCGTTGCGCGGCGATCTGCCGTCCGGCATGGGCGAGGTCGGCGAGCTGCGCTATGCGTCGGAACTGGTGAGCTTCATCCGCGCCGAATTCGGCGACTGGTTCTGCATCGAAGTTGCCGCGTATCCCGAGTACCATCCGCAGTCGCGTTCGCCGAAGCATGATCTCGAGAACTTCGCGCGCAAGGTGAAGGCGGGCGCCAATTCGGCGATCACGCAGTACTTCTTCAATGCGGATGCCTATTTCCGCTTCGTCGACGATGCGCACAAGCTGGGCGTGGATGTGCCCATCGTGCCGGGCATCATGCCCATCACGAACTTCTCGCAGCTGATGCGCTTCTCCGAAATGTGCGGCGCGGAAGTGCCGCGCTGGGTCGCGCGCCGGCTGGAGAGTTTCGGCGACGACCGCGAGTCGATCCGCGCGTTCGGCCTCGACGTGGTGACGAACCTGTGCCGCCGTCTCGTCGATGCAAAAGTGCCGGGGCTGCATTTCTATACCCTCAACGGTGCGGCCGCGACGAAGTCGATTTGCGAACGGCTGGGCGTCTGA
- a CDS encoding ABC transporter substrate-binding protein: MPMSSTLSAVRKSCLPVLSAVAIVAACVAPSLSAAASLPDKTVIFCSEGSPAGFDTAQYTTSVEFSAGSYTVYNRLVEFGHGSTDIEPGLAEKWDVSSDGLQYTFHLRHGVKFHTTSFFKPTREFNADDVVFTYTRMLDPEHPFRKAYNVPFPYFTDLGLAKNISKVEALDPYTVRFTLKEVDAPFLQQIAMPFASILSAEYGDQLLKAGKASDINQFPVGTGPFIFRSYTKDATIRYDGNPDYWKPGVVKVSKLIFAITVDPSVRLQKLKRNECQVMSYPKPADIPQIQSDTSLALPHQVGFNLGFIAYNTSKKPLDNVLVRRALDMAVNKKAIIDSVYQGAGQAATNPMPPTQWGYDKSLKDAPYDVDKAKDLLKQAGLPDGFDLTLWAMPVSRPYNPNARLMAEMLQADWAKIGVKTKIVTYEWGEYIRRAHSGEHEAMLIGWTGDYGDPDNWLGVLLGCDAVNGSNFSKWCYKPFDDLIKQARSTTDMAVRTKDYTEAQQIFKQQVPFTPIAHSTVYQPLSKAITGFKIDPFGPTQFWNVGLK, encoded by the coding sequence ATGCCAATGTCATCGACGCTGTCTGCAGTCCGCAAGTCCTGTTTGCCCGTCCTGTCCGCCGTCGCGATCGTCGCGGCGTGCGTCGCGCCCAGCCTGAGCGCCGCCGCGTCGCTGCCTGACAAGACGGTCATCTTCTGTTCCGAAGGCAGTCCCGCCGGCTTCGACACCGCGCAGTACACGACGAGCGTCGAGTTCAGCGCAGGCTCGTACACGGTCTATAACCGGCTGGTCGAGTTCGGTCACGGCAGTACCGACATCGAGCCGGGTCTCGCAGAAAAGTGGGACGTCTCCAGCGACGGCCTGCAATACACGTTTCACCTGCGCCACGGCGTGAAGTTCCACACGACGTCTTTCTTCAAGCCGACGCGCGAGTTCAACGCTGACGACGTCGTGTTCACGTATACGCGCATGCTCGATCCCGAGCATCCGTTCCGCAAGGCGTATAACGTGCCGTTCCCGTACTTCACCGATCTCGGGCTGGCGAAGAACATCAGCAAGGTCGAGGCGCTCGATCCTTACACCGTGCGCTTCACGCTGAAGGAAGTGGACGCGCCGTTCCTGCAGCAGATCGCGATGCCGTTCGCGTCGATCCTGTCGGCCGAATATGGCGACCAGCTGCTCAAGGCGGGCAAGGCATCCGACATCAACCAGTTTCCCGTCGGCACCGGGCCGTTCATCTTCCGCAGCTACACGAAGGACGCGACGATCCGCTACGACGGCAACCCGGACTACTGGAAGCCGGGCGTCGTGAAGGTGAGCAAGCTGATCTTCGCGATTACCGTCGATCCGTCCGTGCGTCTGCAGAAGCTCAAACGCAACGAATGTCAGGTGATGAGCTATCCGAAGCCCGCCGACATTCCGCAGATCCAGTCGGATACGTCGCTCGCGCTGCCGCATCAGGTCGGTTTCAATCTCGGCTTCATCGCGTACAACACAAGCAAAAAGCCGCTCGACAACGTGCTCGTGCGCCGCGCGCTCGACATGGCCGTCAACAAGAAGGCGATCATCGATTCGGTGTATCAGGGTGCGGGCCAGGCCGCGACGAACCCGATGCCGCCGACGCAGTGGGGCTACGACAAGAGCCTGAAAGACGCACCGTACGACGTCGACAAGGCGAAGGATCTGCTCAAGCAGGCCGGCTTGCCGGACGGCTTCGACCTGACGCTGTGGGCGATGCCCGTGTCGCGTCCGTACAACCCGAACGCGCGCCTGATGGCCGAAATGCTGCAGGCCGACTGGGCGAAGATCGGGGTGAAGACGAAGATCGTCACGTACGAGTGGGGCGAGTACATCCGCCGCGCGCACAGCGGCGAGCACGAAGCGATGCTGATCGGATGGACGGGCGACTACGGCGACCCCGACAACTGGCTCGGCGTGCTGCTCGGCTGCGACGCCGTCAACGGCAGCAATTTCTCCAAATGGTGCTACAAGCCGTTCGACGATCTCATCAAGCAGGCCCGCAGCACGACGGACATGGCCGTGCGCACCAAGGACTACACCGAGGCACAGCAGATCTTCAAACAGCAAGTACCTTTCACGCCGATTGCACATTCGACGGTTTACCAGCCGCTTTCGAAGGCCATCACGGGGTTCAAGATCGACCCGTTTGGCCCGACGCAGTTCTGGAACGTCGGCCTGAAGTAG
- a CDS encoding ABC transporter ATP-binding protein: MSNGNLLTIRNLAVNFGGLPAVDRINLNVAPGEVVGVVGESGSGKSVTMMALMGLIDAPGKVTADEVTFDGKDLLNASPKARRKIIGKDVAMVFQDALTSLNPSYTVGYQIKEVLKLHEGLRGDALNRRALELLDQVGIPDAKNRINTFPHQMSGGMNQRVMIAMAVACNPKLLIADEPTTALDVTIQAQIMQLLVQLQKERGMALVLISHDLAVVSEVAQRVAVMYAGEVIETNRVPDIFTAPHHPYTEALLAAIPEHNVGAVRLSALPGMVPGRDDRPKGCLFAPRCKYVVDDCNKARPALAPLADHDAAAQVRCIKPLNLVRDAIQHGGAR, from the coding sequence ATGAGCAACGGTAACCTTTTGACCATCCGCAATCTGGCGGTGAACTTCGGCGGTCTGCCCGCTGTGGATCGAATCAATCTGAACGTGGCGCCGGGCGAAGTGGTCGGCGTCGTGGGCGAATCGGGCTCGGGCAAGAGCGTGACGATGATGGCGCTGATGGGCCTGATCGACGCGCCCGGCAAGGTCACGGCCGACGAAGTCACGTTCGACGGCAAGGATCTGCTGAACGCGTCGCCGAAAGCGCGCCGCAAGATCATCGGCAAGGATGTCGCGATGGTGTTTCAGGACGCGCTGACGAGCCTGAACCCGAGCTACACGGTCGGCTATCAGATCAAGGAAGTGCTGAAGCTGCACGAAGGGCTGCGCGGCGATGCGTTGAACAGACGCGCGCTCGAACTGCTCGACCAGGTCGGCATTCCCGACGCGAAGAACCGCATCAACACGTTCCCGCATCAGATGTCGGGCGGCATGAACCAGCGCGTGATGATCGCGATGGCGGTCGCGTGCAACCCGAAGCTGCTGATCGCGGACGAGCCGACCACCGCGCTCGACGTGACCATTCAGGCGCAGATCATGCAATTGCTGGTGCAGTTGCAGAAGGAGCGCGGCATGGCGCTCGTGCTGATCTCGCACGATCTGGCCGTCGTGTCGGAAGTCGCGCAGCGCGTGGCCGTGATGTACGCGGGCGAGGTCATCGAAACCAACCGCGTGCCCGACATCTTCACCGCGCCGCATCATCCGTACACGGAAGCGCTGCTCGCGGCGATTCCCGAGCACAACGTCGGCGCGGTGCGGCTGTCCGCGCTGCCGGGCATGGTGCCGGGACGCGACGACCGTCCCAAAGGATGCCTGTTCGCGCCGCGCTGCAAGTACGTCGTCGACGACTGCAACAAGGCGCGGCCCGCACTGGCGCCGCTGGCCGATCACGACGCGGCAGCCCAGGTCCGCTGCATCAAGCCGCTGAACCTGGTTCGCGATGCCATTCAACACGGAGGCGCACGATGA